One segment of Chloroflexota bacterium DNA contains the following:
- a CDS encoding DUF11 domain-containing protein — translation MRLLVRAVAIAAGIVALTLLFASVALAQEWPWAQINADGFGTTQNTEVSSLAAHGGALYAGAANAAGAEIWRYSGGVWSAVATGGWGAGGALPVPWAMASYAGSLFVGTNQAQVWAYDGVTWGLSGTLGGATVSVTSMAVYGGNLYAGTWNVATGADVWRFNGTVWTPVMTGGFVGQGSPITTTIISALHVHNGLLYAGTGDGAGAAQLWAYDGTTWTRVDGGAFSGRVRVNDLCAYSGSLVIAVDHQIWLLDAMGLRLLRQMDGALAILEVEPLGDLLLAAVNYSSQGPVVWAYNGGQWWQTSAPGFGDADNIAANSMLSDGGNIYVGTLNPLDGGEVWSQALVLDVAKTDWHDPLCIGWRQRYTIQVQNMQNYTLTGVVVTDTLPAQTLFLPGDSTPGAIQVAPGVVQWNVGTLAALETRTLHLEIHTFSNIRPNTIITNTVWATAQEGVSDWGVAETLMILCATPTATRTPTATATSTPTRTPTPTPTHTGTPTLTPTATPTATPSGTPTLTATATPTETPAPTATPTLTPTETPTPTPTRYAASVSGLVWYDANLDGVFDVGEVPLPDAYIRIVDLQGNLVHEYGPTGSDGRYVFREVLPGDYIVQRTNPPGYFSTTPDEVPITLVPRGLAIVDFGAAQLWRLYVPFTYIVKAQKLAEWP, via the coding sequence GTGAGGTTGCTTGTGCGAGCCGTCGCTATAGCCGCAGGAATTGTGGCGCTCACGTTGCTCTTCGCGTCGGTGGCGCTGGCTCAGGAATGGCCCTGGGCGCAGATCAACGCCGACGGATTCGGCACAACCCAGAATACCGAAGTGTCCTCGCTTGCGGCGCACGGCGGCGCGCTGTACGCGGGGGCGGCCAACGCCGCGGGCGCCGAGATATGGCGCTACAGCGGTGGGGTGTGGTCGGCGGTCGCCACGGGCGGCTGGGGCGCAGGCGGCGCGCTGCCTGTCCCGTGGGCCATGGCGTCCTATGCGGGCAGCCTCTTCGTCGGCACCAACCAGGCGCAGGTTTGGGCCTACGACGGGGTTACGTGGGGCCTTTCGGGCACCCTGGGCGGGGCCACGGTCAGCGTTACCAGCATGGCTGTTTACGGCGGCAACCTGTACGCCGGCACATGGAACGTCGCGACCGGCGCCGATGTCTGGCGCTTCAACGGCACCGTCTGGACGCCGGTCATGACGGGCGGGTTCGTGGGCCAGGGAAGCCCCATAACGACGACCATCATCTCCGCTCTGCACGTCCACAACGGCTTGCTGTATGCAGGCACCGGCGACGGCGCTGGCGCGGCCCAACTGTGGGCCTACGACGGCACGACGTGGACGCGGGTGGATGGCGGCGCGTTCTCGGGCCGGGTGCGCGTCAACGACCTGTGCGCCTACTCGGGCAGCCTAGTCATCGCCGTGGATCATCAGATATGGCTGCTGGATGCCATGGGCCTGCGCCTGCTCCGCCAGATGGATGGGGCGCTGGCGATCTTGGAAGTGGAGCCATTGGGCGATTTGCTCCTCGCGGCGGTGAACTACTCCTCGCAAGGCCCGGTGGTGTGGGCCTACAATGGGGGGCAGTGGTGGCAGACGAGCGCCCCTGGCTTCGGCGACGCCGACAATATCGCCGCCAATTCCATGCTCTCCGATGGCGGAAACATCTACGTGGGGACGCTCAACCCGCTGGACGGCGGCGAGGTCTGGAGCCAGGCGCTGGTGCTGGATGTGGCCAAGACCGACTGGCACGACCCGCTGTGCATAGGCTGGCGGCAACGGTACACGATTCAGGTTCAGAACATGCAGAACTACACGCTGACAGGGGTTGTGGTAACCGATACGCTCCCTGCGCAGACGCTGTTCCTGCCGGGCGATTCCACGCCCGGAGCAATACAGGTGGCGCCTGGCGTTGTGCAATGGAATGTGGGGACACTGGCGGCGCTGGAGACGCGGACGCTCCATCTGGAAATTCACACCTTCAGCAACATTCGGCCCAACACGATAATCACCAACACGGTCTGGGCCACGGCGCAAGAGGGCGTCAGCGACTGGGGCGTGGCCGAGACGCTCATGATCCTGTGCGCGACCCCTACGGCCACGCGCACACCCACCGCGACGGCCACCTCCACGCCGACGCGCACGCCCACGCCTACGCCGACCCACACGGGCACGCCCACGCTCACGCCCACGGCTACGCCGACGGCGACACCCAGCGGCACGCCGACGCTCACCGCGACCGCCACGCCCACCGAGACGCCCGCGCCCACCGCAACTCCCACGCTCACGCCGACCGAGACGCCCACGCCGACGCCCACGCGGTACGCGGCCAGCGTTTCGGGGCTGGTGTGGTACGACGCCAACCTGGACGGCGTGTTTGACGTGGGCGAGGTGCCGCTTCCGGACGCGTACATCCGCATCGTAGACTTGCAGGGCAACCTCGTGCACGAGTACGGCCCGACGGGATCCGACGGCCGATATGTCTTCCGCGAAGTCCTGCCGGGCGACTACATCGTGCAGCGGACGAACCCCCCGGGGTATTTCTCCACGACGCCGGATGAGGTGCCCATTACCCTCGTGCCGCGCGGCCTTGCCATCGTGGACTTCGGCGCCGCCCAACTGTGGCGGTTGTACGTTCCGTTCACCTATATCGTCAAGGCTCAGAAACTGGCCGAGTGGCCGTAG
- a CDS encoding N-acetyltransferase: protein MLSALVQLGAPQEIDEGVLLGYPTGRDIPDRRLVVGPGARLRAGTVLYEGSVIGADFQTGHNVVVREENRIGDHVSIWSNSVVDYGCVIGHRVKIHTGVYVAQFTVIEDDVFLAPGVIITNDIHPGCPESKRCMKGPTIRRGAQVGGNVTILPYVEIGGFALIGAGSVVTKDIPARSVAYGNPARVVCRIDDLTCETGLTDKPYR from the coding sequence ATTCTGTCGGCGTTGGTGCAACTGGGCGCGCCGCAGGAGATTGACGAGGGCGTGCTCCTGGGCTACCCCACAGGCCGCGACATCCCCGACCGCCGCCTGGTGGTGGGGCCTGGCGCGCGGCTGCGCGCGGGCACCGTGCTGTACGAAGGCTCGGTCATCGGCGCCGACTTCCAGACGGGCCACAACGTCGTCGTGCGCGAGGAGAACCGCATCGGCGACCATGTGTCCATCTGGAGCAACTCGGTGGTGGATTACGGCTGCGTCATCGGGCATCGGGTGAAAATCCACACGGGCGTGTACGTGGCCCAGTTTACGGTGATAGAAGACGACGTCTTTCTAGCGCCGGGCGTCATCATCACCAACGACATCCATCCGGGCTGCCCCGAGTCCAAGCGGTGCATGAAAGGCCCCACGATACGGCGCGGGGCGCAGGTGGGCGGGAATGTAACGATCCTACCGTACGTGGAGATCGGCGGGTTTGCCCTCATCGGCGCGGGCAGCGTGGTTACGAAGGATATTCCGGCGCGTTCCGTGGCCTATGGCAACCCGGCGCGGGTCGTGTGCCGCATAGACGACCTGACGTGCGAGACGGGGCTGACGGACAAACCCTACCGGTAG
- a CDS encoding Gfo/Idh/MocA family oxidoreductase — protein MDLRKTVVTGDRLVERQVKVGVLGAGYWGPKLIRNFHEIPSADMVMVCDLRQERLAHIRELYPAVRVTTDYQELLRSDVEAVAIATPIPTHHRLAREALLAGKHVLVEKPLTANSEEAEDLVNLAERRGLSLMVGHTFEYNPAVEYLRRIIAAGELGRIYYINATRVNLGIFQPDINVVWDLAPHDVSILLFILGMLPVNVSARGAAYVRPKIHDVAYLTLHFPNEIMADIRVSWLDPCKIRRITVVGSKKMVVYDDVEPTEKIKIYDKGVDVPPYSDTLEEFHLSYRYGDITTPAIPNVEPLRVECEHFLHCVRTGERPRSDGRDGLEVVRILEAATRSLLNGGMRERVRL, from the coding sequence ATGGATTTGCGGAAAACTGTTGTCACAGGAGATCGGTTGGTGGAACGACAAGTGAAGGTAGGAGTTCTGGGCGCCGGATACTGGGGCCCCAAACTCATTCGCAACTTCCACGAGATACCCAGCGCGGATATGGTCATGGTGTGCGACCTGCGCCAGGAACGCCTGGCTCACATCCGCGAACTGTATCCGGCGGTGCGCGTAACCACGGACTACCAGGAACTGCTGCGTTCGGACGTGGAGGCAGTCGCCATCGCCACGCCCATCCCGACGCATCACCGCCTGGCCAGGGAGGCGCTCCTGGCCGGTAAGCACGTCCTGGTTGAGAAGCCTCTCACCGCCAACAGCGAGGAGGCCGAGGACCTGGTGAACCTGGCCGAGAGGCGGGGCCTGTCCCTCATGGTGGGGCACACGTTTGAGTACAACCCCGCGGTGGAGTACCTGCGCCGCATCATCGCTGCCGGGGAACTGGGCCGCATCTACTACATCAACGCGACGCGGGTGAATCTCGGCATTTTCCAGCCGGATATCAACGTGGTGTGGGACCTGGCTCCCCACGACGTGTCCATCCTGCTGTTCATCCTTGGGATGCTGCCGGTGAACGTCAGCGCGCGCGGCGCGGCCTACGTGCGGCCCAAGATTCACGATGTGGCCTACCTGACGCTGCACTTCCCCAACGAGATCATGGCCGACATTCGGGTCTCATGGCTGGACCCGTGCAAGATTCGCCGCATCACCGTCGTGGGCAGCAAGAAGATGGTGGTGTACGACGACGTGGAACCCACCGAGAAGATCAAGATTTACGACAAAGGCGTGGACGTCCCGCCGTACAGCGACACGCTGGAGGAGTTTCACCTTTCCTACCGCTACGGCGACATCACCACGCCCGCCATCCCCAACGTGGAGCCGCTGCGCGTGGAGTGCGAGCACTTCCTGCACTGCGTCCGCACGGGCGAGCGCCCTCGGAGCGACGGCCGCGACGGGCTTGAGGTGGTGCGCATCCTGGAGGCGGCCACGCGGTCTCTGCTCAACGGCGGCATGAGAGAGCGGGTGCGGTTGTGA